A stretch of DNA from Spirosoma endbachense:
AAGTACTGGCCCGGATTCGCACCAAATACCCTACTATCCCTATGATGCTTTGCTCGGGTGGGGGTGGCCGGGTTGATTACGGCGGGTTGCAGTATTTCACCGAATTCTGGCCCAGCGATAACACTGACCCGCTGGAGCGTATTTTCATGCAATGGGATTATTCTTATTTCTATCCCGCAATCGCTACCTGCAACCACATTACCGATTGGGGTAGGCAACCACTCAAATTTCGCACGGATGTAGCCATGATGGGCAAAATGGGCTACGACATCGTAGTGAGTAAGCTGTCCGAGAATGATTTGCAGTTTAGCCAGCAAACCCTAAAAACCTACGAACGCGTTCACGACGTTATCTGGCAGGGCGACTTGTTTCGGCTGCAATCGCCACACACGAGCGACGTAGCCTCGCTGATGTTTGTCAATCCGGCGCAGGACAAGGCAATGTGGTTTAACTATCTGGTGGGAAATCGGTACAAAAGCGGTACGGTTGAACCCATTCGACTGAGTGGTCTCAATCCGGCTAAACGCTATACACTTCAGGAGGTAAACATTTATCCGGGCAGTCGCTCATTCATCAATGCCAATACAGCCACCTACTCAGGAGATTATCTGATGACCGTTGGCTTCAATCCGCAGGTTTCTGCTAACCGAGCCAGCGTTGTGCTGGAGCTTACCGAGGCTAAATAAATTCATTCGCCGAGCTTATAAAATTGTCAATGTTCTTTGATACGATTAGAAATGAAACATGTAAACAAATCAATCGCGATGCGCAAAACGAAACAGTATTTACAATTCCTGATCCTCATAATGCTCTTGCCCACGCTGGTAAGCAACGCCCAGTCTGTAAAGTTTCCGGATAGCTGGTTAGATGGGTATGCCTATGTCAATGGTATCCGTATTCATTATTACCACGCAAAGCCTGCACCAGGAAAACCTGTAATGGTGATGGTGCATGGCTATACCGATATTGGCCTTAGCTGGACTACATTGACATTGAAGCTGCAGGACGCTTACGATATTTATATGATTGATACCCGTGGGCATGGTTTGTCCGATTCGTTCACGCCTTCTGATAACGGAGAAACAATGATCAAGGATGTAGTGGATTTTATACGGGTACTAAAATTTGAAAAACCAATTCTTATGGGCCATTCAATGGGGGCAGCTACTGTAATGCGTGTAGGGGCAGCGTATCCTGATTTGGCAAAAGCCATTATTATGCTCGATCCATTTGTTGGAAATCGTTCATTTGGGCCGGCTCCGCAAGGGACCGCTACCAATCTAAATAATCAGTCAACAACTGTAGCGTCAGGTCAACCTTCATCACTACCGGCCCGACGACCAAGCATGTTCAAAAGCCCAGATACGTTGGTAGCCCAGAACAATACCCCGTTTGAAGACCTGGTAGCAAGAGGCCATCGCCAAAATCCAAAATGGGATAGTGTCGATGTCTATTATTGGGCCTTTTCAAAAAAGCAGTACCATGGTCCATATACACCCGAACAGGCACAGGCAATGACAGGTACCATGAATACCGCGGATGCTCTCGCAAAGATTAAAGTACCTGCCCTTATTTTGAAAGCTGATGCGCCACCTGAAGTGCGCAAAGCAAACGAGGAAGCGGCCCGCGTAATGCAAAGGGGAAAATTGGTTCACATGGATGGAGCAGGCCACAATCTGCATCATGATAAACTGGCTAAAACCGTAGATGTGTTGAATGAGTTTTTGAAGACTCTGTAATCATAAATAAAATGTACGTCGTCGGTCTTCAAGCTGATTTTTTGTCCATATGATGCTGACAAGCACTGTCACCTACAGGCCGCTAGATTGAACTTGCTAAAACCGAGGATAAACCCTAAAATACCTAAAAAAAAGTTTTCAGGCAACTATTGTAAATATACCCACGAATGTGTTTGCCTAAACTTAGGCCGTAAGCTATGACTTGTCCTAGAAATAAACCGAGGGTTTCGTGGACGATTTTCGCATTATCCACTAATTACATAAATAACTCATTGTCAAACAAATAAGACTCATATCGTTCAATCAAAAAAACCATTAATTGAACGAAATCGATTATAGGGCATTTAAAATGGTTAAGTAGTGCTCGGGGGTGAGATAGAGGACTGGTATTATGTTTAAAACGAATGAGGGCTACTGTGGAATAGCTATTTATAATCTAATGGCTTCTTGCACCAACTCTAAAAACTTAGGGATTTTACAATATACTTTACTCTAGGGTTGGGTTTCCACAGCTTCTACGAGCCATATTGAAATGTGACTCGTAGTTAATCTGTTGAAAGTCAGATGCTTATAGCATACCTTCGCGCATTGGCAATAAATGGTCCGGCAATTGATTCGTTTTGTATTGACCTGGAAGAAGAGGGTCTTTATACACGATAACCTGGCTAATGATGGAAATTGCTACTGTGGCTGCTCAACCTATCGGAATAGCACAACCCCAAAAACAGGGTAAACTGCTAAAAAAAGCGCGCCAGTTTGCATGGACGCTCTATCAGGAACACCGGTCAACGAACGTTTACTTTCATACGTATACACGAGCTGAAGAAGTAGTAAAGGCTTGTAGGGACCTGGCGAAGGATTTGGCCCTGAATGCGTCGGATAGGAAGGTTCTTTTTGTATCGGCTTGGTTTGTCGACACTGGTTTTGTTTATCAGGGCCCGGCGGTACAACTAGACAGTGACACCATTGTCGAATCATTCCTACAGCCATACGATTTCCCGACTGACCAGACAAAACGTGTTATTGACTGTATCAATAGCGTACATACTGTTCATGTTCCAACCAGTGCTTTGGAGGAAGCGTTTCATGATGGGTACTGGCAGTTTCTGGGTCGGAAAGACTATGAAAATCAAATTGACCTGTTACGAGCCGAACAGGAACAGACCTCGGGTCAAGTCATAACCGAGGCCGAATGGACTAGTCAATGTCTGGCCGATTTTACTAAACATCCATTTTATTCACGCTATGCTCAACAAAAGTTCAGTAAACAACGAGCCCAAAACTGGCTTGTCGTGGAGCGGAAATTACGTTCATTAAACCTGAAAGCGAAGCAGAATGAAAAACCCGTTCAGGAAAATCGGCTGTCCGATCATGAAATTGAAGATTCTTTTAAACTGGCTTCCCGCAATTATGTCGATTTACTGGGAGTTGCCGATCGCAAAGCGGCCCTGCTCATTAATGTCAGTTCTATTTTAATCTCAATTGTACTGGCGGTGCTTATCCGGCATCTGGAAGATAACCCGAGACTGGTGCTACCCACTATTATCCTGCTCGTGGTTTGTATGGCGACCATCACGTTTGCCATTCTGGCCAGCCGACCGACTCGACGCCAGAATAGACAACCATCAGCGGAGGAGGAGCAAACCTTATTTTTAGGAAGCTATGATAGCATCGACCCAGCCTTTGAGCGGACAACCTGGGAAGACTATAGCCAGCAGGTAGATACCCTACGCATGCAATCCAAAAATGAGTACTTCAAACAGGTACTTAAGGAGATATTCCGAACCCGAAAGCTACTGAGCCGCAAATTTCGCTACCTCTCCGTGGCCTATTACACCTTCATTGTGGGCATGGTTATCACGACACTGGCGTATGTGACAGCGATGTTGTTCGATATATAATTAACAGATCATCTATAGCCGGTTTGGGAATGGTTGACCCCTTACTTTGGGGAGTGTATTGGTGACTATGGTCCGGCCTGTGCTCAACGTCGACCCCCGAGAAGTGTACTGTGTGCGAAAAGAAAAGTTTAGAACGAACGAAACGACTACATCTAACTAAGGAGAAATCATGACAACGAAAAAAGTGGCGCTCATTACCGGAGCGAATCGTGGAATCGGGCTTGAAACGGCTAAACAACTGGGTGAGCTAGGTACTACCGTCATCGTCACTGCCCGTCATTTACCCGTTGCCCAAGAAACGGCGACCCAATTGAAAGCGCAGGGAATCGATGCCTATGGTGTCCAACTCGATGTCACAAAAGCTGACGAAAGACGGGCGGTTGCCTCGTTTATTGACGAGCATTTTGGCAAGCTGGATATTCTCGTTAATAATGCGGGCGTTGCCCCCAAAGAATCCCTGTTTATAGCCAAAACACTGGAAACAACGCCAGAAGAGTTTCAATATATTTTTGAAACCAATCTGTTTAGTGTGGTTTACCTGACCAGAGAATTACTTCCACTCATCAAAAAAAGTAAATCAGGGCGTATTGTAAATCTGTCCAGCATTCTTGGGTCACTGTCCGTCCATTCTCAAAAAGATAGTCCCATTGCGCCCTACCGGATACTGTCCTACGATGCCTCCAAAGCCGCACTAAATCTCTTTACCATCTTTTTAGCTGCGGAATTAGAGGGAACGGGTATTAAAGTAAATTCCGCCCATCCCGGTTGGGTGCAAACCGAAATTGGTGGCTATGAACACGCCCCAATGAGTATTGTTGATGGGGCTAAAACGAGTGTCGACCTGGCCCTGCTCGATGCGAATGGCCCAACGGGTAAATTCATTCATCTGGGGGACGAACTACCCTGGTAAGTCAGTACACCTGCTGTTTTATTACCTGAGCCCCAATGTCTCCTGTTGAAGTAGACAATGGGGTTCGGGCAGACGACGGAGCAGATGCCGATAAAAGGATGTAGTAGGTTGGAAATAGGCGAGTTATTGGCCAGTTTACTTACCTGATTCCTTAATCGTGAGGGTTTTACGAATGCCCAGTCGTTCCATACGGTATTCAAGGGTAGACGGTTTTATATTCAGCAATTCAGCCGCTCCACCGGCTCCCCGAATCCGGCCGTTCGTTTTTTGTAGAATAGTCAGAATATAGTCGCGCTCCGATTCCTGGTGCTGTTGTTTCACACCGGGCAAATCCTTCGCCATCGCCCTGTCGACGTTGAGCGTAGCGCTAACGTCTAGCTGCGTTGCTGCTGATAGGGATGTTTCTCTGGCAGCAAACAAATGTGTCCCTAAGGAACGGCCTAACGCAACCGGGTTTTTTCCGTCATTTAGGATAACGGCCTGCTCCATTAAATTTTCAAGTTCCCGGATATTCCCCGGCCAATTATAGGAAACCAGTTCCTCAACCGTACTGGCTTTGAAGCCAGGAAAGGGTTTACCTAGTCGTCGGGCAAATTTTTTGGCAAAATGAGTCGCCAGCAACGGAATGTCGCCCCGTCGCTCCTGTAAGGAAGGCAATAAAATGGGAAACACCGACAGGCGAAAGAATAAATCCATCCGGAATCGACCGTCCGCCACTTCCTTCTCCAATTCCCGGTTCGTTGCGGCAATCACCCGGACATCGGTCTTGATGGGGGTCTTGCCCCCCAACCGTTCAATTTCCTTTTCCTGCAAAACCCGTAATAGTTTCGCCTGCAGGTCCAGCGGCAATTCCCCGATTTCATCCAGGAAAATAGTCCCTCCCTGCGCTACTTCGAATTTACCGATACGCCGATCAACCGCTCCTGTGAAAGCTCCTTTTTCGTGGCCGAATAATTCAGATTCAATTAAGTTGGCGGGCAATGTTGCGCAGTTAACTTTAACCATAATCTTTCCCTTGCGCGCCGATAAGTTATGAAGAGCCCGGGCAAACAGCTCTTTACCCGTACCACTTTCGCCCATCAGTAAAACCGTGGTATCGCCAGGGGCCACCTGCGATACCAAGTTAAAGACCTGCATCAGGGGTTGCGAAGTACCCAGGATTTCTTCAAAATTGGCCGAGGACTTCACTTCTTCCTGGAGGTAGGTGTTTTCCTGCTGGAGCTTTTCGCTCAGACGAGCCACTTCTTCGTACGCAAAGATGCGGTCTAACGTGAGGACGATGGGTTGCTCCAGCCTCTCCAGCAGGTTTAGATGGCGGGTAAGATAAGTGTCGGGTTGCCGGCTGAAAAAACTTAGTACGACTGGTCCCATTCGTGTGCTGGTAAAGGCTAAGACCAGTGCAGATTCCAGCCGGTACGTGTGGGCCAGGGCTTGCATTGGTCGATACTTCCGACATAAACTCTCAAAGTCGTTGTGGTTATACCGGCCAGCCCCCTGTTTCGCTACGTCTCCCTGCGCGGCTAAGGCCTGCTCCAGAGGAATACCGGCCATCTTCCAGAAACTTTCCGGCGATACCGTTTCGTACTCATCAAACCCGACCCGGTGAAAACAAAACGCCAGACGGAATTTTTCCTGAGCGAACCCCAAAGTCAGATACTCGAACGGGATGTTGGGCAGTAGCAACTGAGCGACCCGTAACAACCGGTCTGCCCAGGGCGTATTGTCGGACAGCGCATCGGTTAAAGCAACCTGGAGCACTTTTTCCTCCCGCAGTTTCATTTCTTTACTATGGGCCTGTCGATAGCGAGCAATTTCAAGCGTTGTCAATATATCTCTCTCCCTAAACGGTTTGACGATATAGCCGCTGGAGTCGGTGTTTTTTACCTGTTCGAGCACTCGTTGATTATCATTGGCCGAAATAAAGATGAAGGGGATAGTAGTATCTTCCAACTGCCGGGACAGGTCAATACCGGTAGCCTCCCCCTTGAGGTAAATATCCAGCAGCACCATATCAGGCGTTTGTTGTTTAATCAATTTCGTGGCCTCATCGACAGACCGGGCAATGCCCAAAATCGTGTACCCGGCTTTCTGAAGCATTAACTTCAGGTTATTGGCAATGACGTACTCATCTTCTACTATTAAAAGTTGATAAGCAGCGTTTGATGACGGGTTGCTGGGTAGTTGCATATACGTACGCTTTTTTATTGTACAGGCCAGAGCAGTGAGTTCAATACATCCTATTAGACGTAGCCTGTCAGTCAACACCGACAGTAGAGATTAATAACGGCATGGTTGATTCTCTACCCTTGCAAGATAAAGACCATTGGCGTACCAGTTCCTTTAAAACTTCAAACTATATAGCTAAAGTAGAGTATTTGATACTGATTATCAGTAATTTATCATTTATCATATAAAAACCCATCTTATAATGAAGATAATTAAGCAATGCATTTCGAAACGTTGACCTGGTCAGTCTGGAAAACGGATCAGCTTTTTAGAAGATAATCCCCAATAAGTTGGGGAAACACAACTTGTTGGCAAAAACCCAATGCCTGGTTGGGGCCAGAACGAGTGAAAACCTAAAAATAGGAATAAGCAAATCCGCCAAGTGGCTGAGCCTATGGCATATGAATGCTGACCGTTTTTTTTATTGAAGCTGGCATATCTGTTGATTGAGCCCCATAAATAGTCATTCATTTCTTTTTCATAATGGCCAGTCCTAAACAGGTTGTCGAAAAGATTTACGAGGATATTTCCCGGAGTAATCTGAGCAGTGTTCTTCCCATATTGGACGAGCATATTACCATTTACATGGCCAGCTCTTTGCCCGATGGCGGAGAATTTCATGGCCGGGATGGCTTTATGTCCATGATCGCCCGGCGATTTCAGCTTTGGGAACGTTTTGAAAAGACTTCTTTTCAGTATTTTTTATCAGAGTCGGAATCAGATAATGGGGTTGTTGTAACCGGCAACCTTACGGGCAAACTTCTTACTGTTTCTGAGTCTATCATTATGCCGTTTGTGGATCAATGGCGATTAAGAGATGGTAAAGTGATTGAGTATCGCGTTTTTTATTGGGATGCGATTCGGTTAATGCAGTATATACAACCACTCAGTTTTACTCCGTCCCCATCTCAAAACGGCTCTAGTTCCAATTAGTAAAGCTTTTCGACCTGCCCCCGTAAAAACTGGTAATTAGTTACGTCAGAGTCAGGCGTGTTGAACAACAGGGAGTCTGATTTGACTCTCTGTTGTTCAACACGCCTTTTTTATGCAGTGATCTTACCGATTATTTCTTTTACCGTACCTATTCAGGCTGTGATCGGTTCGAGAAAATAGACTGTATCAGGTTTATCATCAAACCCTACAAAAAGTTGGGGAATTCGCCCACATCCCTAACAAGTTGGGGATATGGGCCAGAAAAGCATAACGCCTTTGTATGGGTAAAGGGCTTCTGGCTGCTTTAAAGGAGCTTTTGGCGGATGCGAGCCAGCAATTTTGACTTGGCACACAAATCGTATAAAGATATTCAGCAGGGTGTGCACCCCAACGTGATAGTCCATCTCAACTAATTTTTAAACTCATTCAGACATGCTTACTCGTCAGCGTATTTTATTAACCGCTTTGTTCATCACAGGGCTAGTAGCCGATTTCTCTAATCAGTTGTATGCTCAATCGGCGCCTGTTGGCGTTAAAAACATCGTGCTGGTCCATGGCGCCTGGGCCGACGGCTCAAACTGGGCTAAAATAATTCCCATGCTGGAGGCCAAAGGGTATCAGGTAACGGCTGTGCAGAATCCCTTAACTTCTCTTGAGGACGATGTAGCCGCAACCAAACGAGTGATTGCCGTGCAGGATGGCCCTGTTCTGCTGGTGGCTCATTCCTGGGGGGGCGTCGTGATTACGCAGGCAGGCAACGATCCCAAAGTATTAGGACTAGTCTACGTAGCGGCCTTTGCGCCGGGTGATAACGAGTCACTGACCGATGCCGCTAAAGCCTTTCCGCCCGCACCGGGCCCTGGAGAGGGTAGACCCGATGGCGCGGGCTTTGTAACGTTGACAGCCAAAGGGGTTCATCAATACTTTTGTCCGGATTTAACGACAGCAGAGCGTAATGTCATTCTGGCTACCCAGGGACCGTTAGCAATTGATGTAGGCAATCA
This window harbors:
- a CDS encoding alpha/beta fold hydrolase, with the translated sequence MKHVNKSIAMRKTKQYLQFLILIMLLPTLVSNAQSVKFPDSWLDGYAYVNGIRIHYYHAKPAPGKPVMVMVHGYTDIGLSWTTLTLKLQDAYDIYMIDTRGHGLSDSFTPSDNGETMIKDVVDFIRVLKFEKPILMGHSMGAATVMRVGAAYPDLAKAIIMLDPFVGNRSFGPAPQGTATNLNNQSTTVASGQPSSLPARRPSMFKSPDTLVAQNNTPFEDLVARGHRQNPKWDSVDVYYWAFSKKQYHGPYTPEQAQAMTGTMNTADALAKIKVPALILKADAPPEVRKANEEAARVMQRGKLVHMDGAGHNLHHDKLAKTVDVLNEFLKTL
- a CDS encoding Pycsar system effector family protein — translated: MMEIATVAAQPIGIAQPQKQGKLLKKARQFAWTLYQEHRSTNVYFHTYTRAEEVVKACRDLAKDLALNASDRKVLFVSAWFVDTGFVYQGPAVQLDSDTIVESFLQPYDFPTDQTKRVIDCINSVHTVHVPTSALEEAFHDGYWQFLGRKDYENQIDLLRAEQEQTSGQVITEAEWTSQCLADFTKHPFYSRYAQQKFSKQRAQNWLVVERKLRSLNLKAKQNEKPVQENRLSDHEIEDSFKLASRNYVDLLGVADRKAALLINVSSILISIVLAVLIRHLEDNPRLVLPTIILLVVCMATITFAILASRPTRRQNRQPSAEEEQTLFLGSYDSIDPAFERTTWEDYSQQVDTLRMQSKNEYFKQVLKEIFRTRKLLSRKFRYLSVAYYTFIVGMVITTLAYVTAMLFDI
- a CDS encoding SDR family oxidoreductase — encoded protein: MTTKKVALITGANRGIGLETAKQLGELGTTVIVTARHLPVAQETATQLKAQGIDAYGVQLDVTKADERRAVASFIDEHFGKLDILVNNAGVAPKESLFIAKTLETTPEEFQYIFETNLFSVVYLTRELLPLIKKSKSGRIVNLSSILGSLSVHSQKDSPIAPYRILSYDASKAALNLFTIFLAAELEGTGIKVNSAHPGWVQTEIGGYEHAPMSIVDGAKTSVDLALLDANGPTGKFIHLGDELPW
- a CDS encoding sigma 54-interacting transcriptional regulator, yielding MQLPSNPSSNAAYQLLIVEDEYVIANNLKLMLQKAGYTILGIARSVDEATKLIKQQTPDMVLLDIYLKGEATGIDLSRQLEDTTIPFIFISANDNQRVLEQVKNTDSSGYIVKPFRERDILTTLEIARYRQAHSKEMKLREEKVLQVALTDALSDNTPWADRLLRVAQLLLPNIPFEYLTLGFAQEKFRLAFCFHRVGFDEYETVSPESFWKMAGIPLEQALAAQGDVAKQGAGRYNHNDFESLCRKYRPMQALAHTYRLESALVLAFTSTRMGPVVLSFFSRQPDTYLTRHLNLLERLEQPIVLTLDRIFAYEEVARLSEKLQQENTYLQEEVKSSANFEEILGTSQPLMQVFNLVSQVAPGDTTVLLMGESGTGKELFARALHNLSARKGKIMVKVNCATLPANLIESELFGHEKGAFTGAVDRRIGKFEVAQGGTIFLDEIGELPLDLQAKLLRVLQEKEIERLGGKTPIKTDVRVIAATNRELEKEVADGRFRMDLFFRLSVFPILLPSLQERRGDIPLLATHFAKKFARRLGKPFPGFKASTVEELVSYNWPGNIRELENLMEQAVILNDGKNPVALGRSLGTHLFAARETSLSAATQLDVSATLNVDRAMAKDLPGVKQQHQESERDYILTILQKTNGRIRGAGGAAELLNIKPSTLEYRMERLGIRKTLTIKESGK
- a CDS encoding nuclear transport factor 2 family protein → MASPKQVVEKIYEDISRSNLSSVLPILDEHITIYMASSLPDGGEFHGRDGFMSMIARRFQLWERFEKTSFQYFLSESESDNGVVVTGNLTGKLLTVSESIIMPFVDQWRLRDGKVIEYRVFYWDAIRLMQYIQPLSFTPSPSQNGSSSN
- a CDS encoding alpha/beta fold hydrolase: MLTRQRILLTALFITGLVADFSNQLYAQSAPVGVKNIVLVHGAWADGSNWAKIIPMLEAKGYQVTAVQNPLTSLEDDVAATKRVIAVQDGPVLLVAHSWGGVVITQAGNDPKVLGLVYVAAFAPGDNESLTDAAKAFPPAPGPGEGRPDGAGFVTLTAKGVHQYFCPDLTTAERNVILATQGPLAIDVGNQKVAKAAWKTKPTWYLVASEDQMINPDLERSFAKNMKAKTLVLKSSHVPMLSQPAKVAAFITEAAGTVKPN